From the genome of Muricauda sp. SCSIO 64092, one region includes:
- a CDS encoding sodium:solute symporter family protein, whose product MSDVQIWTYVLVLLSFGLYIGIAVWSRAGSTKEFYVAGGGVSPLANGMATAADWMSAASFISMAGIISFAGYDGAVYLMGWTGGYVLLALLLAPYLRKFGKFTVPDFIGERYYSKTARIVAVICALIVSFTYVAGQMRGVGIVFSRYLEVDINTGVIIGMVIVLFYAVLGGMKGITYTQVAQYCVLIFAFMVPAIFISMQMTGNPIPQLGFGGTLSDGSGTYLLDKLDGLSTELGFAEYTNGSKSLIDVFAITLALMVGTAGLPHVIVRFFTVKRVKDARKSAGLALLFIAILYTTAPAVAVFARTNLIETVSGKEYAAMPQWFKNWETTGLIGHDDKNGDGVIQYVANPEVNELKVDRDIMVLANPEIANLPAWVIGLIAAGGLAAALSTAAGLLLVISSSVSHDLIKNVFNPDLSEKGELWAARISAAVAVVIAGYFGINPPGFVAAVVALAFGLAAASFFPAIILGIFYKKMNSKGAVTGMIVGISLMLFYMLKFKFGIFDGGKEAVAGLKDSWWFGISPEGFGTIAMLVNFIVAVVVNKFTEEPPEDVQEIVENIRIPSGAGEASSH is encoded by the coding sequence ATGAGTGATGTACAAATTTGGACCTATGTCTTGGTGTTGCTGAGCTTTGGTCTCTACATAGGAATTGCAGTATGGTCCAGGGCCGGTTCCACAAAGGAGTTTTACGTGGCAGGTGGTGGGGTTTCCCCACTGGCCAACGGAATGGCTACAGCAGCTGATTGGATGTCGGCGGCCAGTTTTATTTCCATGGCAGGAATCATATCCTTTGCGGGTTATGATGGGGCTGTGTATTTGATGGGTTGGACCGGGGGTTACGTACTTCTGGCACTCCTTCTGGCTCCCTACCTACGTAAGTTTGGAAAGTTTACCGTTCCTGATTTTATCGGGGAACGTTATTACTCCAAAACGGCACGGATTGTTGCCGTCATATGTGCCCTTATCGTTTCCTTTACCTATGTGGCGGGCCAAATGCGTGGCGTTGGTATTGTGTTTTCCAGGTATTTGGAGGTGGATATCAACACAGGGGTCATTATAGGGATGGTCATTGTCTTATTCTACGCCGTATTGGGGGGTATGAAGGGAATTACCTATACCCAGGTAGCCCAGTATTGTGTCCTGATCTTTGCCTTTATGGTTCCAGCCATTTTTATTTCGATGCAAATGACCGGTAATCCCATTCCCCAACTAGGATTTGGAGGTACCTTGTCCGATGGTTCGGGGACCTATCTCCTGGATAAGCTTGACGGACTTTCCACGGAACTTGGTTTTGCGGAATATACCAATGGCTCCAAAAGTCTTATCGACGTTTTTGCGATTACCTTGGCATTGATGGTAGGTACTGCGGGCCTTCCCCATGTTATTGTACGTTTCTTTACCGTGAAACGTGTAAAGGATGCCCGGAAATCGGCTGGTTTGGCCCTGTTGTTTATTGCCATACTTTACACAACTGCTCCCGCCGTAGCCGTATTTGCAAGAACCAACCTTATCGAAACGGTAAGTGGAAAGGAATATGCGGCCATGCCACAGTGGTTCAAAAATTGGGAGACCACGGGTCTGATCGGTCATGACGATAAAAATGGTGATGGCGTCATTCAATACGTGGCCAATCCAGAAGTAAATGAACTTAAAGTGGATCGCGATATCATGGTATTGGCCAATCCGGAAATTGCAAATCTTCCAGCTTGGGTAATCGGTTTGATTGCGGCCGGCGGCTTGGCAGCAGCTTTATCCACTGCAGCCGGATTGTTGTTGGTCATCTCCTCTTCCGTTTCCCACGATTTGATCAAAAATGTGTTCAATCCGGACCTATCCGAAAAAGGGGAGCTTTGGGCCGCCCGTATTTCTGCCGCTGTTGCTGTAGTAATTGCAGGATATTTTGGCATAAACCCGCCCGGTTTTGTGGCTGCTGTTGTGGCATTGGCCTTTGGTCTCGCGGCGGCATCGTTCTTCCCTGCCATAATCCTCGGAATCTTCTATAAGAAGATGAACAGTAAAGGTGCCGTTACCGGTATGATCGTCGGTATTTCATTGATGCTCTTTTATATGTTGAAGTTCAAATTCGGAATATTTGATGGTGGCAAGGAAGCTGTAGCTGGCCTAAAGGATAGTTGGTGGTTTGGGATTTCACCGGAAGGTTTCGGTACCATAGCCATGTTGGTCAACTTTATCGTGGCCGTGGTGGTCAACAAGTTTACGGAAGAGCCACCGGAGGATGTACAGGAAATAGTCGAGAACATTAGAATCCCAAGTGGTGCAGGTGAAGCCTCATCGCACTAA
- a CDS encoding S-adenosyl-l-methionine hydroxide adenosyltransferase family protein, with the protein MAIITLTTDFGTKDHFVAAIKGRILSQVPTTQIVDISHQVSPFDIHECAYLLKCAYPEFPKGTIHVIGLESEESPENEHILVLMDGHYFIGANNGVLSIMASGKTPEKINRISLPSTKRNSFPELEVFTQVACHLARGGKEEVVSKPFGQLKDTKVVEPRPSNNGKTITGNVIYIDHYGNVVTNITKSLFEAYRNGRSFELIARRHKLKAIFNSYNGLIDFELPKNQRKGPSDFLALFNAAGHLELAIFKSDLKTVGGASSLIGLNQQDIITINFF; encoded by the coding sequence ATGGCCATTATTACCCTAACCACTGATTTTGGAACAAAAGACCATTTTGTGGCAGCAATTAAAGGCAGAATTCTATCCCAGGTGCCCACTACCCAAATTGTTGATATTTCGCATCAGGTCTCGCCTTTCGACATTCACGAATGTGCTTACCTATTGAAATGTGCCTATCCCGAATTTCCAAAGGGAACGATCCATGTCATTGGCCTGGAATCCGAGGAATCCCCGGAAAACGAACATATTTTGGTCCTAATGGACGGTCATTACTTCATTGGTGCGAACAATGGTGTCCTCTCCATTATGGCCTCCGGCAAAACACCGGAAAAAATAAATAGGATCAGCCTACCGAGTACCAAGCGCAATTCTTTTCCCGAATTGGAGGTATTTACCCAGGTAGCTTGCCATTTGGCCAGGGGCGGTAAGGAGGAAGTGGTGAGTAAACCATTTGGGCAATTAAAGGACACTAAAGTAGTTGAACCCAGACCCTCAAACAATGGAAAAACCATTACCGGGAATGTTATTTACATTGACCACTACGGAAATGTAGTGACCAATATTACCAAAAGTCTTTTTGAAGCCTATCGCAATGGCCGTTCCTTTGAATTGATTGCCCGAAGACATAAACTCAAGGCCATATTCAATAGCTACAACGGGCTCATAGATTTTGAACTTCCAAAAAACCAAAGAAAGGGGCCCAGCGATTTTTTGGCGCTCTTTAATGCTGCAGGTCACTTGGAACTGGCCATTTTTAAAAGTGACCTCAAAACCGTAGGGGGGGCTTCCTCCCTAATTGGCCTTAACCAGCAAGATATCATAACCATTAATTTCTTTTGA
- a CDS encoding helix-turn-helix domain-containing protein: MEFCPNCNSDTFIKAGIIKNRQRYKCKSCGYFFTVGKLGKKIDDYYVNKALQLYLEGLTYREIERILGVSHVSVMNWVRKYNIKRPYHAQYHPTYKILNPSELQEYFQNPQNISGAGVLITELGDKFMLIKWERFRD; this comes from the coding sequence ATGGAATTCTGCCCCAACTGCAATTCGGATACGTTCATTAAAGCTGGAATCATCAAAAATCGGCAGCGGTACAAATGCAAGTCCTGTGGTTATTTTTTTACAGTGGGAAAGTTGGGGAAGAAGATAGATGACTATTACGTCAATAAGGCGCTACAGTTGTATTTGGAAGGATTGACCTATCGCGAAATTGAACGCATCCTTGGCGTTTCCCATGTGTCCGTAATGAATTGGGTGCGCAAGTACAATATTAAACGGCCTTACCATGCCCAGTACCATCCCACATACAAAATCTTAAATCCGTCCGAGCTGCAGGAGTACTTCCAAAATCCCCAAAATATTTCAGGTGCCGGAGTCTTGATTACCGAACTGGGAGATAAGTTCATGCTCATAAAATGGGAACGTTTCCGGGATTGA
- a CDS encoding DUF4212 domain-containing protein: MTEKQQKATAYWKENLRYLVILLIIWFAVSYGAGIIFKDALNNIKIGGFKLGFWFAQQGSIYVFVILIFVYVRLMNKLDKKYGYDVD; this comes from the coding sequence ATGACAGAAAAACAGCAAAAAGCTACGGCGTATTGGAAGGAGAACCTGAGGTACCTGGTCATTTTATTGATCATTTGGTTCGCGGTTTCCTATGGAGCGGGCATCATATTCAAAGATGCCTTGAACAACATCAAGATAGGTGGATTTAAACTCGGGTTTTGGTTTGCCCAACAAGGTTCAATCTATGTTTTCGTGATTTTGATATTCGTGTATGTGCGATTAATGAACAAACTGGACAAAAAATACGGCTACGACGTCGATTAA
- a CDS encoding DUF4870 domain-containing protein, with the protein MELVNTTVLRKDNRLLAITHLSQLLHYITGFGGFLVPLIIWLTSRKSVEGMDAHGRSIINLQLSLLLYIILSIPAILLLGLGLLTLLGVGILGFVLPIANAVKAANGEPPSYFLTIKFL; encoded by the coding sequence ATGGAATTAGTCAATACTACGGTTTTACGAAAAGACAACAGGCTGCTGGCCATTACGCATTTGTCACAGCTGTTGCATTATATTACGGGTTTTGGAGGTTTTTTGGTCCCACTCATTATTTGGTTGACCTCGCGGAAAAGTGTGGAAGGCATGGATGCACATGGAAGATCCATTATTAACCTGCAATTAAGCCTTCTGCTCTATATTATCCTGAGTATTCCGGCAATCCTCCTTTTGGGATTGGGACTACTAACGCTATTGGGAGTGGGGATACTCGGTTTTGTTTTGCCCATTGCAAATGCGGTGAAGGCCGCCAATGGGGAGCCACCATCCTATTTTTTGACCATTAAGTTTTTATAA
- a CDS encoding phosphoribosylaminoimidazolesuccinocarboxamide synthase gives MANTLMGTDFHFPGQKSVYRGKVREVYHFENDILVMIATDRLSAFDVVMPKGIPYKGQILNQIATKMMEATQDIVPNWLMATPDPNVAVGKACTPFKVEMVIRGYLSGHAAREYRLGKRLLCGVPMPDGMMENDPFPEPIITPATKAEKGDHDEDISRDDILGRGIVSEEDYSILEKYTRALFQRGTEIAAGRDLILVDTKYEFGKTKDGEIVLIDEIHTPDSSRYFYAQGYQERQDRGEPQKQLSKEFVRQWLLSNGFQGLEGQTVPEMGDAYIQSVSERYIELYENITGEAFEKADISNIHERIALNIATYLGQLSP, from the coding sequence ATGGCCAATACACTAATGGGTACGGACTTTCACTTTCCAGGTCAAAAATCCGTTTATCGTGGAAAGGTCAGGGAGGTCTATCATTTTGAAAATGACATTTTGGTCATGATCGCTACGGACAGGTTATCCGCTTTTGATGTGGTCATGCCAAAGGGAATCCCTTATAAGGGGCAGATTCTGAACCAAATTGCCACAAAGATGATGGAGGCCACGCAAGATATTGTGCCCAATTGGTTAATGGCCACACCCGATCCCAATGTGGCCGTTGGAAAGGCCTGTACCCCTTTTAAGGTGGAAATGGTGATCCGAGGATATCTTTCAGGCCACGCGGCACGGGAGTATAGGTTGGGAAAACGCCTACTCTGTGGAGTACCAATGCCCGATGGAATGATGGAAAACGATCCATTTCCCGAACCCATTATAACCCCGGCCACCAAAGCCGAAAAAGGAGACCATGACGAGGATATTTCCAGGGATGACATTTTGGGCAGGGGTATTGTGTCCGAAGAGGATTATAGCATTCTGGAGAAGTATACCAGGGCATTGTTCCAAAGGGGGACCGAAATCGCCGCTGGACGTGATTTGATTTTGGTGGACACCAAATATGAGTTTGGAAAAACCAAGGATGGGGAAATTGTATTGATCGATGAAATCCATACCCCGGATTCTTCCCGCTATTTTTACGCCCAAGGGTATCAAGAACGACAGGACAGGGGGGAACCGCAAAAGCAGTTGTCCAAGGAATTTGTACGGCAATGGTTATTGTCCAACGGGTTTCAAGGCCTGGAGGGGCAGACCGTGCCTGAAATGGGTGATGCCTACATCCAGTCGGTTTCCGAACGTTATATTGAATTGTACGAGAATATTACGGGGGAAGCCTTTGAAAAGGCCGACATCTCAAATATCCATGAGCGAATCGCCTTGAACATTGCGACCTATTTGGGCCAACTATCCCCTTAA
- the gldF gene encoding gliding motility-associated ABC transporter permease subunit GldF: MLAILKKELHSFFNSPIGYLILLLFLTLNGLFLWVFRGGFNIFDYGFADLGHFFLLAPWVFLFLIPAITMRSFSEERKLGTLELLLIKPLTKTKIVLGKFFGALSVGAIALLPTFVYVLAISDLGITEGNYDMGVVIGSYFGVLFLMALYCSMGIFSSSLSENQIFAFILGAALCFLVFYGPEAAASLTSDGTTQQLIKKIGAKAHFEDIAKGVLDTRDLFYFLSVTAFFVFLAIVRLKKTNALNS; this comes from the coding sequence ATGTTGGCCATTCTTAAAAAAGAGCTTCATTCCTTTTTCAATTCACCCATCGGTTATTTGATCCTCCTGCTATTCCTCACCCTTAATGGACTGTTCCTTTGGGTCTTTAGGGGAGGTTTTAACATTTTTGATTACGGTTTCGCGGATTTGGGCCATTTTTTCCTGCTCGCCCCATGGGTGTTCCTATTTTTGATTCCCGCCATAACCATGCGCAGTTTCTCTGAGGAAAGGAAACTGGGAACATTGGAATTACTGTTGATCAAACCCCTCACCAAGACCAAAATTGTATTGGGGAAATTTTTCGGGGCTTTGAGCGTGGGCGCCATAGCCTTGCTTCCCACCTTTGTTTATGTGCTTGCCATCTCCGATTTGGGCATTACCGAAGGGAATTACGATATGGGCGTGGTTATAGGTTCCTATTTTGGGGTTTTGTTTCTAATGGCACTGTATTGCAGTATGGGCATTTTCTCTTCGTCCCTATCCGAGAACCAGATATTCGCCTTTATATTGGGGGCCGCACTTTGTTTTTTGGTCTTTTATGGTCCTGAAGCCGCTGCTTCATTGACTTCAGATGGAACGACCCAGCAACTGATCAAAAAGATTGGGGCCAAGGCCCACTTTGAGGATATCGCCAAAGGGGTTTTGGATACACGGGATCTTTTTTACTTCCTAAGCGTAACCGCTTTTTTTGTCTTTTTGGCCATTGTACGATTGAAAAAAACAAACGCACTCAACTCATGA
- a CDS encoding PhoH family protein translates to MNELIIELTEISPRDFFGLQNENIELLKKYFPKLKIVARGNKVKVYGDEEMLEEFDRRFDMITEHFAKYNKLDENAIERLLTSNSKEDYESSASSGEVLVHGVNGRLIKAQTVNQRRLVDACSKNDMVFAIGPAGTGKTYTGVALAVKALKEKQVRRIILTRPAVEAGENLGFLPGDLKEKLDPYMQPLYDALRDMIAPEKLEKYIEDGTIQIAPMAFMRGRTLDNAFVILDEAQNTTHAQMKMFLTRMGKNAKFLLTGDPGQIDLPRRVISGLKEALLILKNIKGISIIHLDDKDVIRHKLVKKVIDAYQNIEHQNQF, encoded by the coding sequence TTGAACGAACTTATAATTGAACTCACGGAGATAAGCCCAAGGGATTTTTTTGGCCTTCAGAATGAGAATATAGAATTGCTCAAAAAATATTTTCCAAAACTGAAAATTGTCGCAAGGGGCAATAAGGTCAAAGTCTATGGAGATGAGGAAATGCTTGAGGAATTCGACCGTCGATTTGATATGATCACGGAACACTTTGCCAAGTACAACAAACTGGATGAGAACGCCATAGAACGATTGCTGACCAGTAACAGCAAGGAAGATTATGAATCTTCGGCCTCAAGCGGGGAGGTATTGGTGCACGGGGTCAATGGTAGGTTGATCAAGGCCCAAACGGTGAACCAAAGAAGATTGGTGGATGCCTGTTCCAAAAACGATATGGTCTTTGCCATTGGTCCTGCTGGGACTGGTAAGACCTACACTGGTGTTGCGTTGGCCGTAAAGGCGCTAAAAGAGAAGCAGGTCCGTAGGATAATTTTGACGAGGCCCGCAGTAGAGGCTGGAGAGAATTTAGGCTTTTTGCCGGGGGATTTAAAGGAGAAGCTGGATCCCTATATGCAGCCGCTTTATGATGCCCTTAGGGATATGATTGCTCCCGAAAAGTTGGAAAAGTACATTGAGGACGGTACCATCCAAATTGCGCCAATGGCCTTTATGCGTGGACGTACTTTGGACAATGCTTTTGTGATATTGGATGAAGCCCAAAACACGACCCATGCCCAAATGAAGATGTTTTTGACACGAATGGGCAAAAATGCCAAATTTTTGTTGACCGGTGACCCAGGACAGATCGATTTGCCCAGAAGGGTGATTTCCGGCCTAAAGGAAGCCCTGTTGATTCTGAAAAACATAAAGGGAATAAGTATCATTCACTTGGATGATAAGGATGTTATTCGGCATAAGTTGGTGAAAAAGGTCATTGATGCCTATCAGAATATTGAACACCAAAACCAATTCTAG
- a CDS encoding putative quinol monooxygenase, which translates to MLIRIVKLSFKAENISSFELLFEETKEKIRSFEGCMHLELYQDLENPTTFFTYSKWEDECYLDLYRQSDFFKTVWSRTKKLFQDKPEAWSVTQLASLA; encoded by the coding sequence ATGCTGATTAGAATCGTAAAATTGTCCTTTAAAGCGGAAAATATTTCTAGTTTTGAGCTTCTTTTCGAGGAAACCAAAGAAAAAATACGAAGTTTTGAAGGGTGCATGCATCTGGAGTTATATCAGGATTTGGAGAATCCGACCACTTTCTTTACCTATAGCAAGTGGGAAGACGAATGCTATCTGGATCTATATCGACAGTCGGATTTCTTCAAAACGGTCTGGAGCCGGACCAAAAAACTATTTCAGGACAAACCGGAAGCGTGGAGTGTTACCCAATTGGCTTCTTTAGCGTAG
- the gldG gene encoding gliding motility-associated ABC transporter substrate-binding protein GldG, which translates to MKGTSIIGGLLIVIMINVISNYAYQRFDLTEDKRFTLSKAALESTSQFDSPVVVDILLEGSLPGEFARLQNETVLLLEQFQSSNKNIVYNLVDPLEDPSTRERTIGDLQRLGLKPANVTIEEGGKMTQELVFPWAMVNYKNKTVKVSLLKNKLGASSEDRVNNSVQNLEYAFADAFKKIGLTQKKKIAVLKGNGELEDRYIADFLTGLKEYYNIGAITLDSTKNHPERVLDQLLGFDLALIAKPTEAFTEVEKYVLDQYIVKGGKSLWLVDQVAMELDSLFNERGSNVAVRRDLNLDDFFFKYGLRINPVLVNDLYNTPIVLANGEANDSQYNPLPWVFHPMIFSKDNHPITNNMEAVRLQFANAIDTLVNANTKTVLLQSSPLSKVEGVPQQIGFDRLNSPLDKEAYPPNPGFPVAVLLEGKFKSAYVNRVKPLTLKDPIENGDSNKMIVIADGDIVKNQLQQGRPLELGYDKWTNSFYGNKEFLVNCVNYLLDDDGFINIRNKNVAIPLLDAEKVVEAKTKWQLLTIGMPILLVVLGSLVQNYLRKRRFAA; encoded by the coding sequence ATGAAAGGAACAAGTATCATTGGTGGGTTGCTGATCGTTATAATGATCAATGTGATTTCAAACTATGCCTATCAACGTTTTGACCTCACTGAGGACAAACGTTTTACCTTATCAAAAGCGGCTTTGGAGTCCACTTCACAATTCGATTCCCCCGTTGTGGTGGACATCCTCCTGGAGGGAAGCCTGCCCGGGGAATTTGCCCGTTTACAGAACGAAACCGTGCTGCTCCTGGAACAATTTCAATCAAGCAACAAGAACATTGTTTACAACTTGGTAGACCCTTTGGAGGACCCTTCAACAAGGGAACGGACGATTGGTGACCTTCAACGGCTTGGACTGAAACCGGCAAATGTGACCATTGAGGAAGGGGGGAAAATGACCCAGGAACTGGTTTTTCCCTGGGCCATGGTCAACTATAAGAACAAAACCGTAAAAGTTTCGCTGCTCAAGAACAAATTGGGTGCTTCTTCGGAGGACAGGGTCAACAATTCGGTTCAAAACCTGGAATATGCATTTGCCGATGCCTTTAAAAAAATAGGACTTACCCAAAAGAAGAAAATTGCCGTACTAAAAGGGAACGGGGAACTTGAAGATCGATATATAGCCGATTTTTTAACGGGCCTTAAGGAGTATTACAATATTGGGGCGATTACCCTGGATTCCACCAAGAACCATCCGGAAAGGGTATTGGATCAGCTTTTGGGGTTTGATCTGGCTTTGATCGCAAAACCGACCGAAGCCTTTACGGAAGTTGAAAAATATGTTTTGGACCAGTACATCGTGAAAGGGGGAAAGTCCCTTTGGCTTGTTGACCAGGTGGCCATGGAACTGGATAGCCTGTTCAATGAAAGGGGAAGTAATGTAGCCGTGCGCAGGGATTTGAACCTGGACGATTTTTTCTTTAAATACGGGCTACGGATCAACCCCGTTTTGGTCAATGATCTTTACAACACACCCATTGTTCTGGCCAATGGTGAGGCCAACGACTCACAGTACAATCCCCTACCCTGGGTTTTCCACCCCATGATTTTTTCCAAGGACAACCATCCCATTACCAATAACATGGAAGCGGTTCGATTGCAATTTGCAAATGCCATTGACACCTTGGTAAATGCCAATACCAAAACCGTACTCTTACAATCCTCTCCCCTATCCAAGGTGGAAGGTGTGCCGCAACAAATTGGTTTTGATCGACTCAATTCCCCCTTGGACAAGGAAGCCTACCCCCCAAATCCCGGTTTTCCGGTGGCGGTACTTTTGGAAGGGAAATTCAAGTCGGCTTATGTGAATCGGGTCAAACCCCTTACATTAAAAGATCCCATTGAAAATGGGGATTCCAATAAAATGATCGTTATTGCGGACGGGGATATCGTTAAGAACCAATTGCAGCAAGGTAGACCCTTGGAACTGGGGTATGATAAATGGACCAACAGCTTCTATGGAAACAAGGAATTTCTGGTCAATTGCGTCAATTATTTGCTGGACGATGATGGATTTATAAACATCAGAAACAAAAATGTGGCGATTCCGTTATTGGATGCGGAAAAAGTGGTGGAGGCCAAAACCAAATGGCAACTCCTAACTATTGGAATGCCAATACTTTTGGTGGTTCTGGGAAGTCTGGTCCAAAACTACCTTAGAAAGCGAAGATTTGCGGCTTAA
- the dnaN gene encoding DNA polymerase III subunit beta translates to MKFIVSSSYLLKQLQVLGGVINSSNTLPILDNFLFDLRQTKLIVSASDLETTMNSVLEVDSESEGLIAVPARLLLDTLKTFPEQPLTFVVADNNTVEISSNHGKYALAYADGNEFPKAVELTNPSTTTVLGDILATAISKTIFAAGNDDLRPVMSGVFFQFSPESLTFVSTDAHKLVKYARTDISASEVAEFIMPKKPLNLLKGILAGSESDVKIEYNESNAKFTFDETELICRLIDGKYPNYEAVIPKENPNKLSISRNQFLSSVRRVSIFSNKTTHQIRLKIAGAELNISAEDVDYSNKAEERLSCSYQGDDMQIGFNSRFLVEMLNNLSSEDVALEMSLPNRAGILTPSDGLDEGEQVTMLVMPVMLNN, encoded by the coding sequence ATGAAATTTATTGTATCCAGCTCCTATTTACTCAAGCAATTGCAGGTTTTGGGGGGCGTAATCAACTCGAGCAATACCCTTCCCATCCTGGATAACTTTTTGTTCGATTTAAGGCAAACCAAACTGATTGTATCGGCTTCCGACCTGGAGACCACCATGAATTCCGTTCTAGAGGTAGATTCTGAATCCGAGGGGCTCATTGCCGTACCTGCCCGATTATTGTTGGATACCTTAAAGACATTTCCAGAGCAGCCCTTGACTTTTGTGGTGGCGGATAACAATACTGTAGAAATAAGTTCCAATCACGGTAAATATGCCCTTGCCTATGCCGATGGGAATGAATTTCCAAAGGCGGTGGAGTTGACCAATCCCAGTACTACGACCGTTTTAGGTGATATTCTGGCCACTGCCATATCGAAAACCATTTTTGCCGCTGGAAATGACGACTTGCGACCCGTTATGAGCGGAGTATTCTTCCAGTTTTCACCGGAGAGCCTAACCTTTGTTTCCACGGATGCCCATAAACTGGTCAAATATGCACGTACGGATATCAGCGCATCCGAAGTAGCGGAATTCATTATGCCCAAGAAACCCCTTAACCTCTTAAAAGGGATTTTGGCAGGTTCCGAGTCCGATGTTAAAATAGAGTATAACGAAAGTAACGCCAAGTTTACTTTTGATGAAACCGAATTGATCTGTCGGTTAATAGATGGAAAGTATCCCAATTATGAAGCCGTGATTCCCAAGGAGAATCCCAACAAACTTTCGATATCCAGAAATCAATTTCTGAGTTCGGTAAGAAGGGTTTCCATCTTTTCCAACAAAACTACGCACCAAATTCGCTTAAAGATTGCAGGTGCGGAACTCAATATTTCCGCCGAGGATGTGGATTACAGCAATAAGGCGGAAGAGCGGCTAAGCTGTTCCTACCAGGGCGATGATATGCAGATAGGATTCAATTCCCGATTTTTGGTGGAAATGCTGAACAACTTATCCTCTGAAGATGTTGCCTTGGAAATGAGTCTCCCCAACAGGGCGGGAATTCTAACCCCCTCGGATGGTTTGGACGAAGGGGAACAGGTCACCATGCTGGTGATGCCCGTAATGCTCAACAACTAG